In Rosa chinensis cultivar Old Blush chromosome 1, RchiOBHm-V2, whole genome shotgun sequence, a genomic segment contains:
- the LOC112199085 gene encoding putative glycerol-3-phosphate transporter 1 translates to MGPMEEGAAETNYTKPLGIRYIEYIKRSKISYKTHQVIVLIVTFLAYASYHAARKTTSVVKSTLDPASDEVGLRFLSWRMSYLGQPGERRRRFSWILGDGWAPFDGSDGTALLGEIDVAFLAVYAIGMYFSGHLGDRLNLRIFLTIGMVGTGVFTSLFGIGYWGNIHSFYYYLGVQMVAGLFQSTGWPSVVAVVGNWFGKKKRGLIMGIWNAHTSVGNITGSLVASALLQYGWGWSFVVPGLMIATIGVVVFLFLPVSPESVGVSEEDELDSPKKSGAEETEPLLTSRAEVKDQPVGFIEAWKIPGVAPFALCLFFSKLVAYTFLYWLPFYISHTAIDGQYLSDAASGTLSTLFDVGGVLGGILAGHISDRLDARAITAASFMYCAIPALFLYRSYGSISLTVNIILMFITGMFVNGPYALITTAVSADLGTHSSLRGNSRALATVTAIIDGTGSVGAAIGPLVTGYISAESWSAVFTMLMGAALIAGLLLTRLVIAEVSAKIEESRMRRGSTSRSQPAVVDV, encoded by the exons ATGGGACCAATGGAAGAGGGAGCTGCTGAGACAAATTACACCAAGCCCTTGGGGATTCGATACATAGAGTACATAAAAAGATCGAAGATTTCATACAAAACCCACCAAGTTATTGTTTTGATTGTTACTTTTCTAGCCTATGCAAGCTACCATGCTGCCCGGAAAACCACTAGTGTGGTCAAGAGTACTCTTGATCCTGCATCCGATGAGGTGGGGTTGAGGTTCTTGTCATGGAGGATGAGTTACTTGGGTCAACCAGGGGAAAGAAGGAGACGATTTTCGTGGATTCTTGGAGATGGATGGGCACCATTTGATGGATCAGATGGAACAGCCTTGCTTGGTGAAATTGATGTAGCTTTTCTAGCTGTTTATGCTATAGGAATGTACTTTTCTGGTCATTTGGGTGATAGATtaaatttgaggatttttttgaCTATAGGAATGGTGGGAACGGGTGTGTTTACTTCGCTGTTTGGAATTGGGTATTGGGGAAACATTCACAGCTTCTATTACTACCTTGGGGTTCAAATGGTTGCTGGTTTGTTCCAATCGACGGGGTGGCCTTCGGTGGTTGCAGTGGTTGGTAATTggtttgggaagaagaagagagggttGATAATGGGGATATGGAATGCTCACACTTCTGTTGGGAACATTACTGGGTCTTTGGTTGCTTCTGCTTTATTGCAATATGGATGGGGTTGGTCTTTTGTAGTGCCTGGTTTGATGATTGCTACAATTGGTGTGGTGGTTTTTCTGTTCTTACCGGTTAGTCCTGAGTCTGTGGGAGTTAGCGAAGAGGATGAATTAGACTCTCCAAAGAAAAGCGGGGCGGAAGAGACTGAACCATTGTTGACATCAAGGGCAGAGGTGAAGGATCAACCTGTGGGGTTCATTGAAGCTTGGAAAATTCCTGGTGTTGCTCCTTTTGCTCTTTGCCTGTTCTTTTCCAAATTGGTGGCTTATACATTTCTCTATTGGCTTCCTTTCTACATTAGCCATACAG CTATTGATGGGCAGTACTTATCAGATGCGGCGTCTGGTACCTTATCGACATTGTTTGATGTAGGAGGTGTGCTTGGAGGAATCCTTGCCGGACATATTTCTGACCGGTTAGATGCTAGAGCAATAACAGCTGCTAGTTTCATGTATTGTGCTATCCCTGCTCTCTTTTTATACCGGAGCTATGGAAGCATATCCTTGACTGTAAACATTATCCTTATGTTCATCACCGGCATGTTTGTTAACGGGCCATATGCCCTAATAACAACGGCCGTCTCAGCAGACCTGGGAACACATAGCTCGTTGCGTGGAAACTCGAGGGCATTGGCAACTGTAACTGCTATTATCGATGGAACTGGCTCCGTAGGGGCTGCAATTGGTCCATTGGTAACTGGCTATATTTCTGCTGAGAGCTGGAGTGCAGTTTTCACAATGCTGATGGGAGCAGCTCTAATTGCAGGGTTGCTTCTAACTAGGCTTGTTATAGCCGAGGTTTCTGCAAAGATCGAAGAATCAAGAATGCGTAGGGGCTCTACTTCAAGGTCTCAACCTGCTGTAGTTGATGTGTGA